One Streptomyces mobaraensis NBRC 13819 = DSM 40847 DNA segment encodes these proteins:
- a CDS encoding helix-turn-helix domain-containing protein, producing the protein MDTPAALGEFLRTRRAALRPEDVGLTTYGGQRRVPGLRREELALLAGVSTAYYTRLEQGQSVNASDAVLDALARALRLSPDEHAHLRNLARPGRPAPRAAAGRPARVRPGVRRLVAALDGIPALVLNHRYDVLDWNPLGHALTAGHLAADVPHRAAARPNTQRMLFLDPHVRDLYPRWDLESRRAVSALRLAAGEHPDDPALAELIGELTMKSPEFASLWARHPVRACVSGTKEFHHPLVGPLTLTFELLRVPVADGPRQALLTFSAEPGSPSEAGLRLLATTLEPAGAPGPEGAVAPRVEHDRQGPTVR; encoded by the coding sequence ATGGACACTCCTGCCGCCCTGGGCGAATTCCTGCGCACCCGCCGCGCCGCGCTGCGGCCCGAGGACGTCGGGCTGACCACCTACGGGGGACAGCGCCGGGTGCCCGGGCTGCGCCGCGAGGAGCTGGCGCTGCTGGCGGGGGTGAGCACCGCGTACTACACCCGGCTGGAGCAGGGGCAGTCCGTGAACGCCTCGGACGCGGTGCTGGACGCGCTGGCGCGGGCCCTGCGGCTGAGCCCGGACGAGCACGCGCACCTGAGGAACCTGGCGCGTCCCGGCCGTCCCGCGCCGCGCGCCGCCGCCGGCCGGCCCGCGCGGGTGCGGCCCGGGGTGCGGCGACTGGTCGCGGCCCTGGACGGGATCCCCGCCCTCGTCCTGAACCACCGCTACGACGTGCTCGACTGGAACCCGCTGGGCCACGCGCTGACCGCCGGCCACCTGGCCGCCGACGTCCCGCACCGCGCCGCCGCGCGCCCCAACACGCAGCGGATGCTCTTCCTCGACCCGCACGTACGGGACCTCTACCCGCGCTGGGACCTGGAGTCGCGGCGGGCGGTGTCGGCGCTGCGGCTGGCCGCGGGCGAGCACCCGGACGACCCGGCGCTGGCCGAGCTGATCGGGGAACTGACCATGAAGAGCCCGGAGTTCGCTTCCCTGTGGGCCCGGCACCCGGTGCGGGCCTGCGTCTCGGGCACCAAGGAGTTCCACCACCCGCTGGTGGGCCCGCTGACGCTGACGTTCGAGCTGCTGCGGGTGCCGGTGGCGGACGGTCCCAGGCAGGCGCTGCTGACGTTCAGCGCGGAGCCGGGGAGTCCGTCGGAGGCGGGGCTGCGGCTGCTGGCAACGACGCTGGAGCCGGCCGGCGCACCGGGGCCCGAGGGCGCCGTCGCCCCGCGCGTGGAACACGACCGCCAGGGGCCGACCGTGCGCTGA
- the glgP gene encoding alpha-glucan family phosphorylase has translation MKAIRRFSVRPVLPEPLRPLSELARNLRWSWHPETRELFQTLDPEGWRAAGGDPLRLLGAVPAARLTALADDRRFRRRLAAAADDLHDYLTGARWYQEQPPGLPAAVAYFSPEFGITAALPQYSGGLGILAGDHLKSASDLGVPLIGVGLLYRHGYFRQSLSREGWQQEHYPLLDPNELPLSLLREADGTPATVALALPGGRSLRAHVWKAEVGRVPLLLLDSDVEENAPGERDVTDRLYGGGSEHRLLQEMLLGIGGVRAVRAYCRLTGHPAPEVFHTNEGHAGFLGLERIRELSAGGLDFDAALESVRAGAVFTTHTPVPAGIDRFDRELVARHFADGAELPGIDVDRVLRLGAEDYPGGDPALFNMAVMGLRLAQRANGVSVLHGEVSRRMFAGLWPGFDDTEVPITSITNGVHAPTWVAPEVFRLGARRIGVARAEDALTLGGSERWDSVADISDADVWELRRTLREQLVEEVRERLRASWRERGAGTAELGWIDGVLDPDVLTIGFARRVPSYKRLTLMLRDRERLTRLLLDPERPIQIVVAGKAHPADDSGKRLVQELVRFADDPRVRHRVVFLPDYGMAMAQKLYPGCDVWLNNPLRPLEACGTSGMKAALNGCLNLSVLDGWWDEWYEPDFGWAIPTADGSATDEERRDDLEAAALYGLLEERVAPRFYDRGPDGLPGRWIEMVRSTLGSLGPKVLAGRMVREYVERLYGPAAEAQRALTPDAARELAAWKARVRAAWPAVAVDHVEAAADGPLDGTAELGSTVTLRVTVTLGDLDPADVEVQALAGRVDAADRLTGAAAVPLKPAGTSALDGRRLYEGPLTFDRTGPFGYTVRILPSHRLLADGAEMGLVAVPPEASGEAAGVLMR, from the coding sequence GTGAAGGCCATTCGTCGATTCAGCGTGCGCCCCGTCCTTCCGGAGCCCCTACGACCGCTCAGCGAGCTGGCGCGCAATCTGCGCTGGTCCTGGCATCCCGAGACCCGTGAGCTGTTCCAGACCCTCGACCCCGAGGGCTGGCGGGCGGCCGGCGGCGATCCGCTGCGGCTGCTCGGCGCCGTGCCGGCCGCCCGGCTGACCGCCCTCGCCGACGACCGCCGCTTCCGCAGGCGGCTCGCCGCGGCCGCCGACGACCTGCACGACTACCTCACCGGCGCCCGGTGGTACCAGGAGCAGCCGCCCGGACTGCCCGCCGCCGTCGCCTACTTCTCGCCCGAGTTCGGCATCACCGCCGCCCTCCCGCAGTACAGCGGCGGCCTCGGCATCCTCGCCGGCGACCACCTGAAGTCCGCCAGCGACCTGGGCGTCCCGCTGATCGGCGTGGGACTGCTCTACCGGCACGGCTACTTCCGGCAGTCCCTCTCCCGCGAGGGCTGGCAGCAGGAGCACTACCCGCTGCTGGACCCCAACGAGCTCCCGCTGTCCCTCCTCCGCGAGGCCGACGGCACGCCCGCCACGGTCGCCCTGGCGCTGCCCGGCGGCCGGTCGCTGCGCGCCCACGTCTGGAAGGCCGAGGTCGGCCGGGTGCCGCTGCTGCTCCTCGACTCCGACGTCGAGGAGAACGCGCCGGGCGAACGCGACGTGACCGACCGCCTCTACGGCGGTGGCAGCGAGCACCGGCTGCTCCAGGAGATGCTGCTGGGCATCGGCGGCGTCCGCGCGGTCCGCGCCTACTGCCGGCTCACCGGCCACCCGGCCCCCGAGGTGTTCCACACCAACGAGGGCCACGCCGGCTTCCTCGGTCTCGAACGCATCCGCGAACTCAGCGCGGGAGGGCTGGACTTCGACGCCGCCCTGGAGAGCGTCCGGGCCGGTGCCGTGTTCACCACCCACACCCCCGTCCCCGCGGGCATCGACCGCTTCGACCGCGAGCTCGTCGCCCGGCACTTCGCCGACGGCGCCGAGCTGCCCGGCATCGACGTCGACAGAGTGCTGCGGCTCGGCGCGGAGGACTACCCCGGCGGCGACCCGGCCCTGTTCAACATGGCCGTGATGGGACTGCGGCTGGCGCAGCGCGCCAACGGCGTCTCCGTCCTGCACGGGGAGGTCAGCCGGCGGATGTTCGCGGGCCTGTGGCCGGGGTTCGACGACACCGAGGTGCCGATCACCTCGATCACCAACGGCGTCCACGCGCCCACCTGGGTCGCCCCCGAGGTCTTCCGGCTCGGCGCCCGCCGGATCGGCGTCGCCCGCGCGGAGGACGCGCTCACCCTCGGCGGCAGCGAGCGCTGGGACTCGGTGGCCGACATCTCCGACGCGGACGTCTGGGAGCTCCGCCGCACCCTGCGCGAGCAGCTGGTGGAGGAGGTCCGCGAGCGGTTGCGCGCCTCCTGGCGGGAGCGCGGCGCGGGCACGGCCGAGCTCGGCTGGATCGACGGCGTCCTCGACCCGGACGTGCTGACCATCGGCTTCGCCCGCCGCGTCCCGTCGTACAAGCGGCTCACCCTGATGCTCAGGGACCGCGAGCGGCTCACCCGGCTGCTGCTCGACCCGGAACGGCCGATCCAGATCGTCGTCGCGGGCAAGGCCCACCCGGCCGACGACAGCGGCAAGCGGCTGGTCCAGGAGCTCGTCCGGTTCGCCGACGACCCGCGGGTCCGGCACCGCGTCGTCTTCCTGCCGGACTACGGCATGGCCATGGCCCAGAAGCTCTACCCCGGCTGCGACGTCTGGCTCAACAACCCGCTCCGCCCGCTGGAGGCGTGCGGCACCTCCGGCATGAAGGCGGCCCTCAACGGCTGCCTCAACCTCAGCGTCCTGGACGGCTGGTGGGACGAGTGGTACGAGCCCGACTTCGGCTGGGCCATCCCCACCGCCGACGGCTCGGCCACCGACGAGGAGCGCCGCGACGACCTGGAGGCCGCCGCCCTCTACGGCCTGCTGGAGGAGCGCGTCGCGCCCCGCTTCTACGACCGCGGGCCCGACGGGCTGCCCGGCCGCTGGATCGAGATGGTCCGCTCCACGCTGGGCTCGCTCGGGCCCAAGGTCCTCGCCGGCCGGATGGTCCGGGAGTACGTGGAGCGGCTCTACGGCCCGGCCGCCGAGGCGCAGCGGGCCCTGACCCCCGACGCGGCGCGCGAACTGGCCGCCTGGAAGGCCCGGGTGCGGGCCGCCTGGCCGGCGGTGGCCGTGGACCATGTGGAGGCCGCCGCCGACGGGCCCCTCGACGGCACCGCCGAGCTGGGCTCGACCGTCACCCTGCGGGTGACCGTCACCCTCGGCGACCTCGATCCGGCGGACGTCGAGGTGCAGGCCCTGGCCGGCCGGGTGGACGCCGCCGACCGGCTCACCGGCGCGGCGGCCGTGCCGCTGAAACCGGCCGGCACCTCGGCCCTCGACGGCCGCCGCCTCTACGAGGGCCCGCTCACCTTCGACCGCACGGGCCCCTTCGGCTACACGGTTCGCATCCTCCCCAGCCATCGCCTGCTCGCCGACGGCGCCGAGATGGGCCTCGTCGCCGTCCCGCCGGAGGCTTCCGGGGAGGCGGCGGGGGTGCTGATGCGCTGA
- a CDS encoding M4 family metallopeptidase: MRHTPRIARSGSRRPAVAASAATVAAALLASGFAGAPAQAAGQEDPAKALHLSGKERLVPRGTVTDEDGTVHTRYERTYEGLPVLGGDLVVHQDKQGKVEDVTKAVEAAIKVPTTKAKISAPAARRQAMLASADEGAGAFISNQAPRKVVWAAKGTPVLAYETVVGGLQHDGTPSELHVVTDATTGKKLDEFQAIATGTGTGMYNGKVPVNSVKSGGRFYMKDGQRGGHTTFHAQNKKSGESFPAFSNTRDVWGNGKQSMAQTAAVDAQYGAAMTWDYYKNVLGRKGIKGNGKAANSFVHYGNGYNNAFWSDECFCMVYGDGKGNKAPLTSLDVAGHEMTHGVTSATARLRYEGESGGLNEATSDIFGTAVEFYARNGQDKGDYLIGEKLGKPLRYMDKPSKDGRSADYWRKDLGDLDVHYSSGVANHFFYLLAEGSGAKTINGVKYNSPTWGGIKVNGIGRGAAEKLWYKALTVYMTTNTDYKGARSATLKAARDMFGTKSKQYKTVQAAWDGVNVK, encoded by the coding sequence GTGCGTCACACGCCCCGAATAGCCCGTTCCGGGTCCCGTCGCCCCGCCGTCGCCGCGAGCGCGGCCACCGTCGCCGCGGCCCTCCTCGCCTCCGGTTTCGCCGGGGCCCCGGCCCAGGCGGCCGGCCAGGAGGACCCCGCCAAGGCCCTGCACCTCAGCGGCAAGGAGCGGCTGGTCCCGCGCGGCACGGTCACCGACGAGGACGGCACCGTCCACACCCGGTACGAGCGCACCTACGAGGGCCTGCCGGTGCTCGGCGGCGACCTCGTCGTCCACCAGGACAAGCAGGGCAAGGTCGAGGACGTCACCAAGGCCGTCGAGGCCGCCATCAAGGTCCCCACCACCAAGGCGAAGATCTCCGCCCCCGCCGCGCGCCGCCAGGCGATGCTGGCCTCGGCGGACGAGGGCGCCGGCGCGTTCATCAGCAACCAGGCCCCGCGCAAGGTGGTCTGGGCGGCCAAGGGCACCCCCGTCCTCGCCTACGAGACCGTCGTGGGCGGCCTCCAGCACGACGGCACCCCCAGCGAGCTGCACGTCGTCACCGACGCCACCACCGGCAAGAAGCTCGACGAGTTCCAGGCCATCGCCACCGGCACGGGCACCGGCATGTACAACGGCAAGGTGCCGGTGAACTCCGTGAAGTCCGGCGGCCGGTTCTACATGAAGGACGGCCAGCGCGGCGGTCACACGACCTTCCACGCCCAGAACAAGAAGTCCGGCGAGTCCTTCCCGGCCTTCAGCAACACCCGCGACGTCTGGGGCAACGGCAAGCAGAGCATGGCCCAGACCGCCGCCGTGGACGCCCAGTACGGCGCCGCGATGACCTGGGACTACTACAAGAACGTCCTGGGCCGCAAGGGCATCAAGGGCAACGGCAAGGCCGCCAACTCCTTCGTCCACTACGGCAACGGCTACAACAACGCCTTCTGGTCGGACGAGTGCTTCTGCATGGTCTACGGCGACGGCAAGGGCAACAAGGCGCCGCTGACCTCCCTCGACGTCGCGGGCCACGAGATGACCCACGGCGTCACCTCCGCCACCGCCCGCCTCCGCTACGAGGGCGAGTCCGGCGGCCTGAACGAGGCCACCTCCGACATCTTCGGTACCGCCGTCGAGTTCTACGCCCGCAACGGCCAGGACAAGGGCGACTACCTCATCGGCGAGAAGCTGGGCAAGCCGCTCCGCTACATGGACAAGCCCAGCAAGGACGGCCGCTCGGCCGACTACTGGCGCAAGGACCTCGGCGACCTGGACGTGCACTACTCGTCCGGCGTGGCCAACCACTTCTTCTACCTGCTGGCCGAGGGCAGCGGCGCCAAGACGATCAACGGCGTCAAGTACAACAGCCCGACCTGGGGTGGCATCAAGGTCAACGGCATCGGCCGCGGCGCCGCCGAGAAGCTCTGGTACAAGGCGCTCACGGTGTACATGACCACCAACACCGACTACAAGGGCGCGCGTTCCGCGACCCTGAAGGCGGCCCGGGACATGTTCGGCACCAAGAGCAAGCAGTACAAGACGGTCCAGGCGGCGTGGGACGGCGTCAACGTCAAGTAA
- the treS gene encoding maltose alpha-D-glucosyltransferase, translated as MIVNEPVPDTFEDTPAKDRDPDWFKRAVFYEVLVRSFQDSDGDGIGDLKGLTAKLDYLQWLGVDCLWLPPFFQSPLRDGGYDVSDYTSVLPEFGDLADFVEFVDAAHQRGMRVIIDFVMNHTSDQHDWFQQSRTDPDGPYGDYYMWADDDKQYQDARIIFIDTETSNWTFDPVRKQYYWHRFFSHQPDLNYENPAVQEEILAALRFWLDLGIDGFRLDAVPYLFAQEGTNCENLPQSHAFLKRVRAEIDAHYPDTVLLAEANQWPEDVVDYFGDYAKGGDECHMAFHFPVMPRIFMAVRRESRYPVSEVLAKTPAIPSRCQWGIFLRNHDELTLEMVTDEERDYMYAEYAKDPRMRANIGIRRRLAPLLDNDRNQIELFTALLLSLPGSPILYYGDEIGMGDNIWLGDRDGVRTPMQWTPDRNAGFSSCDPGRLFLPTIMDPVYGYQVTNVEAAMSSPSSLLHWTRRMIEIRKQNVAFGLGSYTELQSSNPAVLAFLREYQDDLVLCVNNFSRFAQPTELDLRTFNGRHPVELIGGVRFPAIGELPYLLTLAGHGFYWFRLRRNAPAGGHQPG; from the coding sequence ATGATCGTCAACGAGCCCGTACCGGACACGTTCGAGGACACCCCCGCCAAGGACCGGGATCCCGACTGGTTCAAGCGCGCGGTGTTCTACGAGGTCCTCGTGCGTTCCTTCCAGGACAGCGACGGCGACGGCATCGGGGACCTCAAAGGGCTGACGGCCAAGCTGGACTACCTGCAGTGGCTGGGCGTCGACTGCCTCTGGCTGCCGCCGTTCTTCCAGTCCCCGCTGCGGGACGGCGGCTACGACGTCTCGGACTACACCTCCGTCCTGCCGGAGTTCGGTGACCTGGCGGACTTCGTCGAGTTCGTGGACGCCGCGCACCAGCGCGGCATGCGCGTCATCATCGACTTTGTCATGAACCATACGAGCGATCAGCACGACTGGTTCCAGCAGTCCCGCACCGATCCGGACGGGCCGTACGGCGACTACTACATGTGGGCCGACGACGACAAGCAGTACCAGGACGCGCGGATCATCTTCATCGACACCGAGACGTCCAACTGGACCTTCGACCCGGTCCGCAAGCAGTACTACTGGCACCGGTTCTTCTCCCACCAGCCGGACCTCAACTACGAGAACCCGGCGGTCCAGGAGGAGATCCTGGCGGCCCTGCGGTTCTGGCTGGACCTGGGCATCGACGGGTTCCGGCTGGACGCGGTGCCGTACCTGTTCGCGCAGGAGGGCACCAACTGCGAGAACCTGCCGCAGTCGCACGCGTTCCTGAAGCGGGTCCGCGCCGAGATCGACGCCCACTACCCGGACACCGTGCTGCTGGCCGAGGCCAACCAGTGGCCGGAGGACGTCGTCGACTACTTCGGCGACTACGCCAAGGGCGGCGACGAGTGCCACATGGCGTTCCACTTCCCGGTGATGCCGCGGATCTTCATGGCCGTCCGCCGCGAGTCCCGCTACCCGGTCTCCGAAGTCCTGGCCAAGACCCCGGCCATCCCCTCGCGCTGCCAGTGGGGCATCTTCCTCCGCAACCACGACGAGCTGACCCTCGAGATGGTGACGGACGAGGAACGCGACTACATGTACGCGGAGTACGCCAAGGACCCCCGGATGCGCGCCAACATCGGCATCCGGCGCCGGCTGGCCCCGCTGCTGGACAACGACCGCAACCAGATCGAGCTGTTCACCGCGCTGCTGCTGTCGCTGCCCGGCTCGCCGATCCTCTACTACGGGGACGAGATCGGCATGGGCGACAACATCTGGCTCGGCGACCGGGACGGCGTCCGGACCCCGATGCAGTGGACGCCGGACCGCAACGCGGGTTTCTCCTCCTGCGACCCGGGCCGGCTGTTCCTCCCGACGATCATGGACCCGGTCTACGGGTACCAGGTCACCAACGTCGAGGCGGCGATGAGCAGTCCGTCGTCGCTGCTGCACTGGACCCGCCGGATGATCGAGATCCGGAAGCAGAACGTGGCGTTCGGGCTCGGCTCGTACACCGAGCTCCAGTCGAGCAACCCGGCGGTGCTGGCGTTCCTGCGGGAGTACCAGGACGACCTGGTCCTGTGCGTGAACAACTTCTCCCGCTTCGCACAGCCGACCGAACTGGACCTGCGGACCTTCAACGGGCGGCACCCGGTGGAGCTGATCGGCGGCGTCCGCTTCCCGGCCATCGGGGAGCTGCCGTACCTGCTGACCCTGGCGGGGCACGGCTTCTACTGGTTCCGGCTGCGCCGCAACGCGCCGGCGGGGGGCCACCAGCCCGGGTGA
- a CDS encoding alpha-1,4-glucan--maltose-1-phosphate maltosyltransferase: MIGRIPVLDLAPLVDCGRRPAKAVVGESFGVTATVFREGHDAVGANVVLRDAAGRSGPWTPMRELAPGTDRWGAEVTPDAEGRWTYAVEAWSDPVTTWRHAARIKIPAGIDTELVLEEGARLYERAAGGVPKSEGREAVLAAVDALRDTERPVADRLAAALTPAVSAALAAHPLRELVTSTRPLPLLVERERALYGSWYELFPRSEGAVVTAAGPPVSGTFRTAAQRLPAVARMGFDVVYLPPVHPIGTAFRKGPNNALSAGPYDVGSPWAIGSADGGHDAIHPDLGTFEDFDHFVATARELRMEVALDFALQCSPDHPWVEKHPEWFHHRADGSIAYAENPPKKYQDIYPLAFDADFDGLVRETLRLLRFWMDRGVRIFRVDNPHTKPVAFWEKVIADIGRTDPDVIFLAEAFTRPAMMRTLAAVGFQQSYTYFTWRNSKQELTDYLTELSRDSAAVMRPNLFVNTPDILHAYLQEGGRAAFEIRAVLAATLSPSWGVYAGYELCENVPAQPGSEEYLDSEKYQLRPRDWESAERAGRSLAPLITVLNRLRRRHPALRRLRNLRFHHVDNDAVIAYSKRCAGPGGDCVVTVVNLDPHHTQEATVSLDMPELGLDWHETFPVRDELTGETYHWGRDNYVRLEPGRAIAPAHVFSLRPSSPIGGSPTP, from the coding sequence ATGATCGGTCGCATCCCCGTCCTGGACCTCGCCCCGCTCGTGGACTGCGGCCGCAGACCGGCGAAGGCAGTGGTCGGCGAGTCCTTCGGGGTCACCGCTACGGTTTTCCGAGAAGGCCATGACGCGGTGGGTGCCAACGTGGTACTGCGGGACGCGGCCGGCCGGTCGGGGCCGTGGACGCCGATGCGGGAGCTCGCCCCGGGCACCGACCGGTGGGGCGCCGAGGTCACCCCGGACGCGGAGGGCCGCTGGACGTACGCGGTCGAGGCGTGGAGCGACCCGGTGACCACCTGGCGGCACGCGGCCCGGATCAAGATCCCGGCGGGCATCGACACCGAGTTGGTGCTGGAGGAGGGCGCCCGGCTGTACGAGCGGGCGGCCGGCGGCGTGCCCAAGAGCGAGGGCCGGGAGGCGGTGCTGGCCGCGGTCGACGCGCTGCGCGACACCGAGCGCCCGGTGGCCGACCGGCTCGCCGCCGCGCTGACCCCGGCCGTCTCGGCCGCCCTGGCCGCCCACCCGCTGCGCGAACTGGTCACCTCCACCCGGCCGCTGCCGCTGCTGGTGGAGCGGGAACGGGCGCTGTACGGCTCGTGGTACGAGCTGTTCCCGCGCTCGGAGGGTGCGGTGGTGACGGCGGCCGGGCCACCGGTGAGCGGGACGTTCCGGACGGCGGCCCAGCGGCTGCCGGCCGTCGCCCGGATGGGCTTCGACGTCGTCTACCTGCCGCCCGTCCACCCCATCGGCACCGCCTTCCGCAAGGGTCCCAACAACGCGCTGAGCGCGGGCCCGTACGACGTGGGCAGCCCCTGGGCGATCGGCTCGGCCGACGGGGGGCACGACGCGATCCACCCGGACCTCGGCACCTTCGAGGACTTCGACCACTTCGTGGCCACGGCCCGCGAGCTGCGGATGGAGGTGGCGCTGGACTTCGCCCTCCAGTGCTCCCCCGACCACCCCTGGGTGGAGAAGCACCCGGAGTGGTTCCACCACCGCGCGGACGGCTCGATCGCGTACGCCGAGAACCCGCCCAAGAAGTACCAGGACATCTACCCGCTGGCGTTCGACGCGGACTTCGACGGGCTGGTGCGGGAGACGCTGCGGCTGCTGCGGTTCTGGATGGACCGCGGGGTGCGGATCTTCCGGGTGGACAACCCGCACACCAAGCCGGTCGCCTTCTGGGAGAAGGTCATCGCGGACATCGGCCGCACGGACCCCGATGTGATCTTCCTGGCCGAGGCGTTCACCCGGCCCGCGATGATGCGCACCCTCGCGGCGGTCGGCTTCCAGCAGTCGTACACCTACTTCACCTGGCGCAACTCCAAGCAGGAGCTCACCGATTACCTCACCGAGCTGTCCCGTGACTCCGCTGCCGTGATGCGCCCCAACCTCTTCGTCAACACCCCTGACATCCTGCACGCCTACCTCCAGGAGGGCGGCCGCGCGGCGTTCGAGATCCGGGCCGTGCTCGCCGCCACCCTCTCCCCGTCCTGGGGCGTCTACGCCGGCTACGAGCTGTGCGAGAACGTCCCGGCCCAGCCCGGCAGCGAGGAGTACCTGGACTCGGAGAAGTACCAACTGCGGCCGCGCGACTGGGAGTCGGCCGAGCGCGCGGGGCGCAGCCTGGCTCCCCTGATCACCGTGCTCAACCGGCTGCGAAGGCGGCACCCGGCTCTGCGGCGCCTGCGCAACCTCCGCTTCCACCACGTGGACAACGACGCCGTCATCGCGTACTCCAAGCGCTGTGCCGGCCCGGGCGGAGACTGCGTGGTGACGGTCGTCAACCTCGACCCCCACCACACCCAGGAGGCCACGGTCTCGTTGGACATGCCGGAGCTCGGCCTCGACTGGCACGAGACCTTCCCGGTGCGCGACGAGCTCACCGGCGAGACCTACCACTGGGGCAGGGACAACTATGTGCGCCTGGAGCCGGGCCGTGCGATCGCGCCCGCGCACGTGTTCTCGCTGCGACCGTCCTCACCGATCGGAGGGTCACCCACACCATGA